The Lycium ferocissimum isolate CSIRO_LF1 chromosome 1, AGI_CSIRO_Lferr_CH_V1, whole genome shotgun sequence genome includes a region encoding these proteins:
- the LOC132049738 gene encoding phosphatidylinositol/phosphatidylcholine transfer protein SFH9 isoform X2, which yields MLMWSEMLNWRKEQGVDTIIQDFAYEEYEEVQRYYPHGYHGIDKGGRPIYIERLGKIEPTKLMNVTTIERFLKYHIQGFERTFAEKFPACSIAARRHIDSSTTILDVQGLNWRSFGKLAHDLVMRMQKIDGDNYPETLHQMFIVNAGNGFRFLWNTVKGFLDPRTTAKIHVLGNKFQSNLAEVIDPSQLPDFLGGTCSCPNPGGCLRSDKGPWNDPELMKLVHALHGESLYPWRITSFSDSDIEIKPVSPQLLDNEIGSAEPEVDVGISAYSIIQSKQLSDKVPARRSVSFGSLVQEDYRPTLAADDLNSPNRTTVSVQRRLPEKSIIGLMIDMMVKSLAWICFLFHGVGRFFVKNNDANRLGDGQISVSARSAEQNVSSPKKEDLLHPCCQRLQHLEEVVADLLKKPTTIPPEKEHMLHDSMDRIKFIEYDLQRTKKALLATASQQVELAESMESLKENRLKVTNSCWLRGRPSRYKT from the exons ATGCTAATGTGGTCTGAAATGCTCAACTGGAGGAAAGAACAAGGAGTAGACACTATTATACAG GATTTTGCCTATGAGGAATATGAGGAAGTTCAGCGTTATTACCCTCATGGTTACCATGGTATAGACAAAGGGGGACGGCCCATCTATATTGAAAGACTTGGCAAGATTGAACCTACTAAACTTATGAATGTTACCACAATAGAAAGGTTCTTAAAGTATCACATCCAAGGGTTTGAAAGGACTTTTGCTGAAAAATTTCCGGCATGTTCGATCGCAGCTAGGAGGCATATAGATTCATCTACTACAATCTTGGATGTACAAGGACTG AATTGGAGGAGTTTTGGGAAGCTTGCCCATGATTTGGTCATGCGTATGCAAAAGATAGATGGCGACAACTACCCAGAG ACATTGCACCAGATGTTTATTGTCAATGCTGGAAATGGGTTCAGATTTCTGTGGAATACTGTAAAAGGATTTCTTGATCCAAGGACAACAGCAAAAATACAT GTATTGGGAAACAAATTCCAGAGCAACTTAGCAGAAGTCATAGACCCCAG CCAATTGCCAGATTTTCTTGGAGGAACCTGCTCCTGCCCAAATCCAGGTGGGTGTCTTAGGTCTGACAAAGGACCCTGGAATGATCCAGAGCTGATGAAG CTGGTCCATGCATTACATGGGGAATCACTTTATCCCTGGAGAATTACTAGCTTCTCCGACAGTGATATCGAAATCAAACCAGTTTCTCCCCAG TTACTAGACAACGAGATTGGTTCTGCAGAACCTGAAGTGGATGTGGGGATCTCTGCTTACAGTATCATCCAATCAAAACAACTTTCTGACAAA GTACCAGCTAGGAGATCTGTTTCATTTGGCAGCTTAGTTCAAGAAGATTATAGGCCTACGCTTGCAGCTGACGATTTAAATTCTCCAA ATAGAACTACTGTATCAGTACAAAGAAGATTGCCTGAGAAATCTATCATTGGCTTGATGATTGATATGATGGTCAAATCACTTGCATGGATATGCTTCTTGTTTCATGGGGTGGGTAGGTTCTTTGTGAAGAACAATGATGCCAACAGATTGGGAGATGGGCAGATATCAGTGAGTGCAAGGTCTGCCGAGCAAAATGTTTCTTCCCCAAAAAAGGAGGATCTCCTCCATCCATGCTGTCAGAGGTTGCAACATTTAGAGGAGGTGGTGGCTGATTTGTTGAAGAAACCTACCACAATTCCTCCAGAAAAAGAGCATATGCTGCATGATTCAATGGACCGCATAAAGTTCATAGAGTATGACTTGCAGAGGACGAAGAAA GCACTTCTTGCAACAGCATCGCAACAAGTAGAGCTTGCTGAATCCATGGAATCCTTGAAGGAGAACAGATTAAAA GTGACAAACTCATGTTGGCTGAGAGGCAGGCCTTCACGATACAAAACCTAA
- the LOC132049738 gene encoding phosphatidylinositol/phosphatidylcholine transfer protein SFH9 isoform X1 — translation MPEIVGIHDHERTKRYYFEASEDEKRRTRIRSLKKKAMNASTKLTHSLKRRTSKRVAHCRFASISTEDFRDEKEEEAVNSFRQALMEKDLIPARHDDYHTMLRFLKARKFDLDKAMLMWSEMLNWRKEQGVDTIIQDFAYEEYEEVQRYYPHGYHGIDKGGRPIYIERLGKIEPTKLMNVTTIERFLKYHIQGFERTFAEKFPACSIAARRHIDSSTTILDVQGLNWRSFGKLAHDLVMRMQKIDGDNYPETLHQMFIVNAGNGFRFLWNTVKGFLDPRTTAKIHVLGNKFQSNLAEVIDPSQLPDFLGGTCSCPNPGGCLRSDKGPWNDPELMKLVHALHGESLYPWRITSFSDSDIEIKPVSPQLLDNEIGSAEPEVDVGISAYSIIQSKQLSDKVPARRSVSFGSLVQEDYRPTLAADDLNSPNRTTVSVQRRLPEKSIIGLMIDMMVKSLAWICFLFHGVGRFFVKNNDANRLGDGQISVSARSAEQNVSSPKKEDLLHPCCQRLQHLEEVVADLLKKPTTIPPEKEHMLHDSMDRIKFIEYDLQRTKKALLATASQQVELAESMESLKENRLKVTNSCWLRGRPSRYKT, via the exons ATGCCAG AAATTGTTGGAATTCACGATCACGAAAGAACAAAACGATATTATTTTGAGGCATCTGAGGATGAGAAGAGAAGAACTCGAATTAGATCTTTGAAAAAAAAGGCAATGAATGCTTCAACAAAGCTAACACATTCGCTCAAAAGGCGTACTAGTAAACGAGTTGCTCATTGTCGATTTGCTTCCATTTCAACTGAAGATTTTCGAGATGAGAAGGAAGAGGAAGCAGTGAATTCATTTCGCCAAGCGTTGATGGAAAAGGATCTCATTCCTGCTCGTCATGATGATTATCATACTATGTTGAG GTTCCTAAAAGCAAGGAAATTTGACCTTGATAAGGCCATGCTAATGTGGTCTGAAATGCTCAACTGGAGGAAAGAACAAGGAGTAGACACTATTATACAG GATTTTGCCTATGAGGAATATGAGGAAGTTCAGCGTTATTACCCTCATGGTTACCATGGTATAGACAAAGGGGGACGGCCCATCTATATTGAAAGACTTGGCAAGATTGAACCTACTAAACTTATGAATGTTACCACAATAGAAAGGTTCTTAAAGTATCACATCCAAGGGTTTGAAAGGACTTTTGCTGAAAAATTTCCGGCATGTTCGATCGCAGCTAGGAGGCATATAGATTCATCTACTACAATCTTGGATGTACAAGGACTG AATTGGAGGAGTTTTGGGAAGCTTGCCCATGATTTGGTCATGCGTATGCAAAAGATAGATGGCGACAACTACCCAGAG ACATTGCACCAGATGTTTATTGTCAATGCTGGAAATGGGTTCAGATTTCTGTGGAATACTGTAAAAGGATTTCTTGATCCAAGGACAACAGCAAAAATACAT GTATTGGGAAACAAATTCCAGAGCAACTTAGCAGAAGTCATAGACCCCAG CCAATTGCCAGATTTTCTTGGAGGAACCTGCTCCTGCCCAAATCCAGGTGGGTGTCTTAGGTCTGACAAAGGACCCTGGAATGATCCAGAGCTGATGAAG CTGGTCCATGCATTACATGGGGAATCACTTTATCCCTGGAGAATTACTAGCTTCTCCGACAGTGATATCGAAATCAAACCAGTTTCTCCCCAG TTACTAGACAACGAGATTGGTTCTGCAGAACCTGAAGTGGATGTGGGGATCTCTGCTTACAGTATCATCCAATCAAAACAACTTTCTGACAAA GTACCAGCTAGGAGATCTGTTTCATTTGGCAGCTTAGTTCAAGAAGATTATAGGCCTACGCTTGCAGCTGACGATTTAAATTCTCCAA ATAGAACTACTGTATCAGTACAAAGAAGATTGCCTGAGAAATCTATCATTGGCTTGATGATTGATATGATGGTCAAATCACTTGCATGGATATGCTTCTTGTTTCATGGGGTGGGTAGGTTCTTTGTGAAGAACAATGATGCCAACAGATTGGGAGATGGGCAGATATCAGTGAGTGCAAGGTCTGCCGAGCAAAATGTTTCTTCCCCAAAAAAGGAGGATCTCCTCCATCCATGCTGTCAGAGGTTGCAACATTTAGAGGAGGTGGTGGCTGATTTGTTGAAGAAACCTACCACAATTCCTCCAGAAAAAGAGCATATGCTGCATGATTCAATGGACCGCATAAAGTTCATAGAGTATGACTTGCAGAGGACGAAGAAA GCACTTCTTGCAACAGCATCGCAACAAGTAGAGCTTGCTGAATCCATGGAATCCTTGAAGGAGAACAGATTAAAA GTGACAAACTCATGTTGGCTGAGAGGCAGGCCTTCACGATACAAAACCTAA